A region of the Pseudonocardia cypriaca genome:
GTGCGGGGACACCGGAGATGTCCGGCTCGTCGTACTGGCCGAGGTCAGCGGTGTAGGTGCAGGGGATCCCGCCCTTGTCGCGCATCCAGGCGACCGCCACGGAGGTGTCGAGGCCTCCGGAGAAGGCGATGCCGATGCGCTCGCCCTTGGGGAGGGAGGTCAGGACCTTGCTCACGAGTTGGATGCTCCTTGCTCTACAGCTCGCGCAGGCGCGCGACGAGTTGGGCGCCGGTGAGCGGCTCGCGGGCCACCACCAGGAGGGTGTCGTCGCCTGCGATCGTGCCGACGACGTCGTGCAGGGCGGCGCGGTCGAGCGCGCTCGCAAGATAGTGGGCGCCACCGGGCGGGGTGCGCAGGACCGCGAGGTTCCCACTCGCGTCCGCGGAGACCAGCAGGTCCCCCAGCAGCTTGGCGAGCCGCGCCGTGCCGCCCTCGACCCCGCGCACCGGGCTGCCGTCGTCGGGGACCACGTACGCGCCGCGGACCTTGAGCGCGCCCAGCTCGTCGAGGTCGCGGGAGAGCGTGGCCTGCGTGGTGGCGATGCCCTCGGACTCCAGCAGCCCGAGCAGCTCGGTCTGGCTGTGCACGGCCCGGTCCCGGATCAGCTCCACGATCCGAGCCTGGCGGGCCGCGCGCGTCCCCGTGGTCATGCCTGTCGGAGCAGCCACGAGAGCATTGCCTTCTGTGCGTGCAGCCGGTTCTCGGCCTCGTCCCACACGGCGCTGGCCGGGCCGTCGAGCACCTCGTCGGTGATCTCGTCGCCGCGATGGGCGGGCAGGCAGTGCAGGACGATCGCGCCGTCGGCCGCCCGTTCCAGCAGGGCCCCGTTGACCTGCAGCGGCCGGAACGGCGCCGCCCGGTCGAGGCCGTCGTGCTCCTGGCCCATCGACACCCAGGTGTCGGTGACGACCACGTCCGCGCCGTCGACCGCGGCGTGCGGGTCGGCGACCAGCTCCACGCCCCCACCGGTGTCGGACGCCCGGTCCTTCGCGTCGCGCACCACGCCGCCGTCGGGCTGGAAGCCCTCGGGGGCGCAGATCCGGACGTGCATGCCGGCCGTGGCGCCCCCGAGGAGCAGGGAGTGCGCCATGTTGTTGGCCCCGTCGCCGAGGTAGGTGAGCGTGAGGCCGGCGAGGCGGCCGAACCGCTCGCGGACCGTCTGCAGGTCGGCCAGTACCTGGCACGGGTGGAACTGGTCGGTCAGCGCGTTGACGACCGGCACGGACGATCCGGCGGCCATCTCCTCGATCCGGGACTGGTCGCCGGTGCGCCACACGATCGCGTCGACGTAGCGCGACAGCACGCGGGCGGTGTCGCCGATCGTCTCGCCGCGGCCGAGCTGGCTCGCCTGGGCGTCGACGATCAGCGGGGTGCCGCCGAGCTGCGCGATCCCCACCTCGAACGAGATCCGGGTGCGGGTGGACGGCTTGTCGAACAGCACGGCGACGGCCTTCGGCCCTTCGAGGGGGCGCTGGGCGAACCGGTCGGCCTTCATCGCGTCGGCGAGGTCGAGGACCTCCCGCTGCTCGTCGGGCGTCAGGTCGTCGTCGCGCAGGAGGTGCCTAGGCATGTCCGGCGTCCAGGAACGTCGGGAAGGCGGCGAGGAACTCGTGGGCCTGGGCCTCGGTGAGGACGAGCGGCGGCACCAGCCGGACCCGGTCCGGCACCGCGTTGTTGACGAGGAACCCGCCCGCGCGGGCGGCGGTGGCCACGGCGGCCGACACCGGCTCGTGCAGCCCGATGCCGATCAGCAGGCCCGCGCCGCTGATGTCGCGCACGAGCGGGTGGCCCATCGCCTCGATCGAGGTCGCGATCTCCTTGCCGATGAGCGTGACGTGCTCCAGCAGACCGTCCTCGGCGATCGTGCGCAGCACGGCCAGCGCGGCGGCCGCGCACACCGGGTTGCCCCCGAACGTGCTGCCGTGCTGGCCGGGGCCGAACAGCTCCCCCGCCGCGCCGAGCCCGATGCAGGCGCCGATCGGCATCCCGCCCGCGAGCCCCTTCGCCAGCGTGATGACGTCTGGCACCACGCCGGCCTGCTGGAACGCGAACCAGGATCCGGTGCGGCCGATGCCGGTCTGCACCTCGTCGAGCACGAGCAGGGCGCCGCGCTCGGCGGTGATGCGGCGGGCGGCCTGCAGGTAGCCATCGGGCGGGGTGATCGCGCCTGCCTCGCCGAGGATCGGCTCGAGGAACACGGCGGCCGTGTCGGCGTCGACCGCCGCGTCGAGCGCGGCCACGTCCCCGAACGGGACGTGCTCGACGCCCGGCGTCAACGGGTAGAACGGCGCGCGCTTGGGCTCCTGGCCGGTGAGGGCCAGCGCGCCCATCGTGCGGCCGTGGAAGGCGTTCTCGCAGGCGATGATCTTCGATCGGCCGGTGCGGCGGGCCATCTTGAACGCGGCCTCGTTCGCCTCGGTGCCGGAGTTGCAGAAGTACACCCGGCCGGGAGCGCCGATCAGCTCGAGCAGCTTCTCGGCCAGCTCGAGGGGCGGCTCGGTGATGTAGAAGTTGCACGCGTGGCCAAGCGTCTGCAGCTGCCGGGTGACCGCCTCGACGACGGCCGGGTGGGCGTGGCCGAGCGCGTTGACCGCGATGCCGCCGACCAGGTCGAGGTAGCGGTTGCCCTCGGCGTCCCACACCTCGGCGCCGCTGCCGCGCACGAGCGTGAGCGGCGGGGTGCCGTAGTTGTCCATCATCGCGGCCTGCCACCGCTGTGTCAGGTTCTCGCTCACGGCGTCACCATCGTTCCGACTCCCTCGCTGGTGAAGACTTCGAGCAGCACCGAGTGCGGCATCCGCCCGTCGATCACGTGGGCCTGCGGCACGCCACCGCGCACCGCCCGGAGGCAGGCCTCCATCTTGGGCGCCATCCCGCTCGCCAGGCCGGGCAGCATCGGCTCCAGCTCGTCGGCGGTGAGGGCGCTGATCACCGACTCCGGGTCGGGGTAGTTCGCGAACAGCCCCGCCACGTCGGTGAGCACGACGAGCTTCGCCGCGCCGAGCGCCGACGCCAGCGCGGCGGCCGCGCTGTCGGCGTTGATGTTGTAGACGGTGCCGTCGACGTCCGGGGCGACGCCCGCGACCACCGGGATCCGCCCCGCGCTGACGATGTCGAGCACCGCGTCCGGGTTGACGTGCACGACGTCGCCGACGAGCCCGATGTCCACCGCCTCACCGTCGACGAGCGCGGTGCGCTTCTCGGCCGTGAAGAGCTTGGCGTCCTCGCCGGACAGGCCGACGGCGTACGGCCCGTGCTGGTTGATCAGCCCGACAAGCTCCCGCCCGACCTGCCCGACCAGCACCATCCGGACGACGTCGATCGTCTCCGGCGTGGTGACGCGCAGGCCGCCGCGGAACTCGCCCGGCAGCCCGAGGCGGTCGAGCATCGCGGTGATCTGCGGGCCGCCGCCGTGCACCGCGACGGGGTGGATGCCGGCGAGCCGCAGGAACACCATGTCCTGGGCGAAGGCCTGCTTGAGGTCCTCGTCGATCATCGCGTTGCCGCCGTACTTGACGACGACGATCTTGTCGTGGAACCGCTGCAGCCACGGCAGCGCCTCGGCGAGGACCCCCGCCTTCTCGCCTGCGCGCTCCAGCCGGGCCTCAAGAGGAGTACGCACTGTTCTCCTCCACGTAGCCGTGCGACAGGTCGGTGGTGAGGATCTCCGCGGTGCCGTCGCCGAGGCCGAGCGCGATCTCGACGAGGATGTCCGCGCCCTTGAGGTCGGCGGCGGACCGGTCGCCGGCGGCCACGCCGCCCTGGCAGAGCAGCACGCCGTTGATCGTGACGTCGATCCGGTCGGGGTCGACGGCCGCGTCGGCGTACCCGACGGCGGCGGCGATGCGGCCCCAGTTCGGGTCCGAGCCGAACAGGGCCGTCTTGACGAGGCTGTCGCGGGCCACGGTGCGGGCGACCGTGACGGCGTCGTCCTCGGAGGCGGCGCCCGTGACGCGCACGGTGATCCGCTTCGTGACGCCCTCCGCGTCGGCCTGCATCTGCCGCGCCAGGTCCTTGCACAGGTCGGTCAGCGCGGCGGTGAACGCCTCGGTGTCCGGGACGACCCCGGACGCACCGGAGGCGAGCAGCAGCACCGTGTCGTTGGTGGACATGCAGCCGTCGATGTCGAGGCGGTCGAAGCTCATGCGCACCGCTGCGCGCAGGGCCGCGTCCAGGACGGGCGCGTCGACCACGGCGTCGGTGGTGACGACCGTCAGCATCGTGGCCATCGACGGCGCGATCATCCCGGCGCCCTTGGTGAAGCCGCCGAGGCGCCAGCCTGCTGCGTCGGCGTGCGCGGCCTCCTTGGCGACGGTGTCGGTGGTCAGCACGGCGGTGGCGGCGGCCAGGCCGGCCGCGGCGTCGGCACCGAGCGCGTCGTGCGCGGCGACGACACCGGCGAGGACGTTGTCGCGGGGCAGCTGGGAGCCGATCAGGCCGGTGGAGCACACCGCGACCTCGATCGCGCCGCACCCGAGCAGCCGGGCGGCCTCCTCCGCGGTGGCGTGGGCGGTCTGGAAGCCCTCCGGGCCGGTGCAGGCGTTGGCGTTGCCGGCGTTGAGGACGACCGCGCGCAGCCGGCCGGTGGCCAGGACCTGCTGCGACCACAGGACGGGAGCGGCCTTGACCTTGTTGCGGGTGAAGACACCGGCGGCGGTGTGCTGCGGTCCGTCGTTGACCACGAGGGCGAGATCGGGCCCGTCGCCCGTGCGGATGCCGGCGACGACACCGGACGCCCGGAAGCCCTGGGGGCTCGTCACGCTCACGGGGCCACCCCCGTCACCGGCAGGCCGGTGGTCTCGGTGAGGCCGAGCGCCAGGTTCATGCACTGGATCGCGCCGCCGGCTGTGCCCTTGGTGAGGTTGTCGATCGCGGCGACGACGACCAGCCGGCCGGCGTCCGGGTCGACCGTGACCTGCAGCAGGACGGTGTTGGCCCCGAGCGTGGCTGCCGTTGTCGGCCAGGTGGCATCGGGGAGCAGGTGCACGAAGGGCTCGTCGGCGTACGCCTTCGCGTAGACCTCGACCGCCTCGGCCGCCGGCACGCTCGTGCGCGCGGTGCAGGTGGCGAGGATGCCGCGGGGCAGCGGGGCGAGGACGGGCGTGAAGCTCACGGTGACCGGCGCGCCGGCCGCGGCGGACAGGTTCTGCACCATCTCCGGGGTGTGCCGGTGCACTCCACCCACCCCGTAGGCGGACAGCGAGCCCATCACCTCGGCACCGAGCAGGTGCGGCTTGAGCGACCTGCCCGCGCCCGACGTACCCGTGACGGCCGTGACGACGACCTCGGGTTCTGCGATGCCGGCGGCGAAGGCCGGGGCCATCGCCAGGTTCACCGCCGTCGGGTAGCAGCCGGGGACGGCGACCCGCTTCGCACCCCGGAGCGCGTCCCGGGCACCGGGCAGCTCGGGCAGGCCGTACGGCCAGCTACCGGCGTGCGTGCCGCCGTACCAGCGCTCCCACGCGGCCGGGTCGGCGAGCCGGTGGTCGGCGCCGCAGTCGATCACGACCGTGTCGGCACCGAGCTGCGCGGCCAGCTCGGCGGACTTCCCGTGCGGCAGCGCGAGGAAGACGACGTCATGGCCCGCGAGGGTCTCGGCTGTGGTGTCCTCCAGCACGCGGTCGGCCAGCGGGAGCAGATGGGGCTGGTGCGCCCCCAGGCGCGTGCCCGCGCTCCCGCCCGCTGTGAGTGCCCCGATCTCCACGTCCGGATGCCCGAGCAGCAGCCGGAGGAGCTCTCCCCCGGCGTACCCGCTCGCGCCTGCCACCGCTACCCGCGCCATGCGCATGACTATGCACGGTGACGCAAGCTGATGCAAACGAGTATGAGCGGCGCGACAAGGCCTCCGTGTGCCGATCGTTCAGCCGCCGATGCCCGGGTACACGGTGAGGATGAGCGAGCACCGCACGGACTCCCCGGAGCCCTCCGAGCACGACCAGGACTCGGAGCCGACCATGACCGCGCCACCCGGGGAACGACCTGACGCCGGTGCGTCGGAGCTCAACCCCGAAGGACGCGGGGACAGTCCGGACGTGGTCGACACCGACGACGAGCAGGACGAACGACCCCGGTAGCGCCGGTGGCGCGCGAGATCCGCACCTACCCCATCGTCTTCTGGCCGTCGAGGGACTCGCGGATGATGTCGGCGTGCCCGGCGTGCTGGGCCGTCTCGGCGACGATGTGCAGGAACGCCCGCCGGGCCGAACGCCGGACGCCCTTGGGGAACCACGGCGCCTCGGGGAGTGGGTGGGAGAGGTCCAGGTCGACGGTGGCCACGAGCTCGTCGGTGCGCCGGGCGACCTCCTCGTAGCGGGCGAGGACGCCGTCGAGGGTCTCGTCGGGGAGCAGCTGGAAACCCGCCCGGAACTGCTCGATCTGCTCCGGGGTCGGCTCGCTCCAGTCGGTGCCACCGCCCATCGACTCGGGCCCGTCCACGACGAAGTCCGCCCACCCCTTCTCGACCTCCGCCACGTGCTTGATCAGCCCGCCGAGGGTCAGCTCGCTCGCCGTGCTGCGCTGCCGGGCCTGGTCGTCGGTGAGGCCCTGGACGGTGTGGCGCAGGAACTGCCGGTGCACCGTGAGGGTCTCCAGGATGTCGGCACGCTCTCCGGTCAGCGCGGTGGTGGTCATGACAGGGGCCTCCTGGGTGCTGGTCATCGCGTCTCGCCTCTCCCGTATCGCTGCTGCTGAGGACTACGTTATTCCTCGCTGGTGCCACTTTCTGACCTCAATTCAGGGCAGCCTGGAGAACATGGCCAACACGAGCTCGCGGACGCTGCGGCTGCTGTCGCTGCTGCAGACCCACCGGTACTGGCCGGGGCCCGAGCTGGCAGTACGGCTCGGCGTCTCGGTGCGGACGCTGCGGCGCGACATCGACCGCCTCCGCGAGCTCGGCTACCCCGTCGAGGCGAGCCGCGGCGTCGACGGCGGGTACCAGCTCGCCGCGGGCGCCGCCCTCCCGCCGCTCGTGCTGGACGACGAGGAGGCCGTCGCCCTGGCGGTCGGGTTGCAGGCCGCCGCCCACGGCGGGGTGGCGGGGATCGCCGAGTCGTCGGTGCGCGCGCTCACCAAGGTCGTGCAGGTGATGCCGCCCCGGCTGCGGCGCCGCGTGGACGCGCTGCGGGCCATGACCGTCCCGGTGACCTGGGGCAGCGCGGCACCCAGCACCGACCCGGCCGTGCTCACCGCACTCGCCCAGGCCTGCCGGGACACCGAGCGGCTCGAGTTCGGCTACACCGCGAGGTCCGGGGAGCGCACCGACCGGCACGTCGAACCGCTGCGGCTCGTGTCGCTCGGCCGCCGCTGGTACCTCGTCGCCTACGACCTCGGCCGCCACGACTGGCGCAGCTTCCGCGTCGACCGGATCGACGCACCGCGGACCACGGGCGCCCGGTTCCTCCCCCGCTCGCTGCCGGCCGAGGACGCCGCCGCATTCGTGCGCGCGTCGACGGACCAGGTACCCGGCTGGACCGTGGAGGTGCTGGTCGCCGCCCCCACCGCGCGCGTGCGGAAGATGGTGGAGCGCTGGGGCACCGTCGACGACGCGGGCGACGGCCGCTGCCGGCTGACCATGCGCGTCGACTCGCTGGACTGGCCGGCCATGCTGCTCGGGGCGATCGGCGCCGACTTCGAGGTGGTCTCCCCGCCCGAGCTGCTCGACCACGTCCGCGGCTGGGCCCGGACGTTCGAGCGCGCCACGGGACCTGCCTGAACCGGGGCCGTACGGTGCCGACGTGCACGAGATCGTCGAGCGACTGAGGGCCGACCTCGCCGCGAACGCGAACCCGGCGGCTGCCGTTGAGATGCAGCGGTACATGAAGTCGGCGATGCCGTTGCGCGGGGTCGCGAAGCCGGCGCGCGAGCAGCTGCTCGAGGCCGCGGTCACCGCGCACCCGCTCGCAGGCCCCGCGGAGCTGGACACCGTCGTGCGGGAGCTGTGGGACGGCGCCGAGTTCCGGGAGGAGCGCTACCTCGCCCTGTCGCTCGCGGGGCACCGCCGGCACGTGCCGTGGCTCGACCCGTCGTGGGTGCCGCTGCTGCGGCACTGGATCGTCACGGGCGCGTGGTGGGACTTCACGGACGAGATCGCGAGCCGCCGGATCGGCCCGCTCCTACGGGTCCACCCCGCGGCGCTGCCCCCCGTGATCCGGGGCTGGATCACCGACCCCGACCGCTGGCTGCGCCGCACGTCCGTGATCTGCCAGCTGCAGGCCCGCGACGCCACGGACACGGCGCTGCTCACCGAGGCGATCGAGGCCAACCTCGCCGACCCCGACTTCTTCCTCCGCAAGGGCATCGGCTGGGCCCTGCGCCAGCACGCCCGCGTCGAGCCGGATTGGGTCCGCAGGTTCGTGGACGAGCACCCGGACCTCTCCCCGCTCTCCCGCCGCGAGGCCCTGCGCCGCCTCGGCGGCTGACGCACCTGGTCGCGCACCTCGCTCGCGCCTGCGCACGCCTCCGGCGCTCACGTACATCTACTTGTGTGTATATATATCGTCGAGTATGTTCAGTGGCATGGCCGCCACCGTGCAGCAGCGACTGGCGACGATCTCGGAGCCGAACCGGTTCCGGATCGTCGAGCTGCTGAAGGACGGGCCGCAGCCGGTCGGCGGCATCGTCGATGCGCTCGGCCTGGGCCAGCCGCAGGTGTCCCGACACCTGCGGCTGCTCGCGGAGGCGGGCGTGGTCGAGGTGACCAAACGGGCCCAGCAGCGGATCTACCGGCTGCACCCCGATGCGATGCATGTGATCAGCGACTGGGTGCAGGGCTTCGCAGCTCTGTGGGCGGAACGGATGGATCGCCTCGGCTCCCTCCTCGACGACGACCGTGCACCCGAGCCGAACCCGTGAGGAGGTCGACCGTGCCCGACGGCATCGTGATCGACAGGACGAACAACACCGTCCACATCAGCCGCACCTACGCCGCCGGCGTCGACCGCGCCTGGTGGGCGTGGACCGACGCCGAGGCGATCCCTCGCTGGTGGGGGCCGCAGGGCTGGATGGCCACCGTGTACGAGATGGACGTGCGGCCCGGCGGCCGCTGGCGGTTCCAGATCGCGCCGGTGGACGGCTCGGCAGCTGCGGTCCGCAGTGTCGCCACCTACAAGGTGGTCGTTCCGCGTGCCGAACTGGCCTACGACGACGCGTTCGCCGACGAGGCATGGCGGCCCGATGGCACCGACACCTTCCCCACCACGGTCACCTTCGCCGCTGCCGGCACCGGCTGCACCGTCGACGTCGCGGCGAGCTTCCCCGACGGCGCAGCGCTGCAACGGGCCGTCGAGCTGCAGATGACCGATGGCTACGCCGAGGCGCTCGACCGGCTCGGCAGCGTGCTGGACACCCAGGACAACCCCGCTGGAGGAGAACAGACCATGTCCACCCTCACCTCGGCCGACGGCACCACGATCGCCTACGAGCAGACCGGTTCGGGCCCCGCGATCATCGTGGTCAGCAACGTCGCGGAGGACCACACCAGCGTCGCGGGCCTGGTCACCGCGTTGGCCAAGGACTTCACCGTGATCAGCTTCGATCGTCGCGGCCGCGGCGCCAGCGGTGACCCGCAGCCCTACGACCCGGCACGCGAGATCGACGACATCTCGGCACTGATCGACGTCCTCGGCGGTTCTGCGGCCCTGACCAGCGGGTCCGGCGGATGTGGGCTCGCACTGGATGCGGCCAGCGCACTGGGCGACAAGGTCAGCGGCCTCTACCTCTACGAGCCTCCGTTCATCGTCGACGGCTCCCGACCGCCCGTCCCTGCCGACTCCGTCGAGCACCTGGAAGCGCTGGTCGCGGCCGGCAAGCGCAGCGAGGCCAGCGAGTACTTCATGACCGAGGTGGTCGGTGTCCCCGCCGAGTACCTCCCGATGATGAAGGCGGACCCGTCGTGGGCGGAGATGGCGGCCTATGCCCACACCTACGCCTACGACGGCCGGATCTGGCGCGGCCTCCAGGACGGCACGCCACTGCCCACCGACCGCTGGACCATCGACGCGCCGATCGCCGTCGCCGTCGGCGGCAACGGTGAGGCGTTCATGCGCACCGGCGCCGAGGCGCTGGCCGCGATCTTGCCGAACGTCACCGTGCTGACCTTGGCAGGCCACGACCACTCCGCGTTCTGGACGGCCCCCGAGCCCGTCGCCGAACAGGCCCGCACGTTCCTGCTCGGCTGACCGACCCATGAGCCTTTCCCAGCCGGGCAGAAGCTGACCGCCGAGCAGCGAACCGTCAACCGGCGGTGAATTGCGCGGAACGGGCCCGGAGCACCTGGTGGGCTGGTTACGGTCGCCACGTGTGGCGGGTCCTGGCGTACGCGGTGGTGGCCGCGCTGGTTGTCGGCGTGCCGGGATGCACCACCGTCGTCTCCGGTTCGGCCGGGGCCGCCGGCTCGCGCATCGACGGCCTCGTCGCCGACGTCCTGGCCGACGAGTGCCTGCTCACCGCGACGGAGCTCGGCGAGCTCGTGGACCTGCCTGTGGAGCCTCCTGCGCAGGGCACGGTCGACCGCGGCGACGGGTCGCGCAGCGCCGCGTGCGTGGTGACGGCCGGGGCGGAGCCGGTGGCGCTGGTCAACGTGTACGCAGTGCGGTCGGGTTCGCCATCCGACTACGTCCGCGCCGCGGGCGTGGGGGGACGGCGGGAGCTGCCGGACGTGGGGGCGGGAGCCGCGGTGATCGGCACCGCGGCGGGCCCCACGCTGCAGCTCGCGGGCGAGCGCTACCTGGTCACGGTCCTGGTCTCCGGCAGCGTGCCCTCCGACGAGGAGTGGCGCGCCGCCGCCGAGGCGGCGCTGTCCCGCATCCCCGGATGACCGGTCATGACGGCGGGGCCCCTGCGGGGAGCGCTACCCGCGCAGCTGCGCCGCGTGCCGCTTGGCCGCCAGTGTGACCGCCGCGTCGCGGGCCTCGTTGGCCTCTTCGCTGGTCAGCGTGCGGTCGGGCGCGCGGAACCGGAGCGTGAAGGCCAGCGACCGGCGCCCGGCACCGACCTGCTCACCCGTGTAGACGTCGAAGAGGCGGACGTCTTCGAGGAGGTCGCCGCCGCCGTCGTGCAGGGTGTCGGCGATGTCCGCCGCCGGCACGGCGGCGTCGGCCACCAGCGCGACGTCGACCGCGATCGGCGGGTACGGCGACACCTTCGGCGCGGGCCTGTGGTCGGTCAGCGGGATCGCGTCGAGGTCGAGCTCCATGGCGCAGGTGCGCTCGGGCAGCCCGAGCGCCTCCACGACCTTCGGGTGCAGCTCGCCCGCGTGCCCCACGACCCAGTCGCCGACGCGCAGCGCGGCGCATCGACCGGGGTGGAACGGCGGCAGCGTGGCGGCGGTGACCCGCAGCTCGACGCCCGCCGCCTGTCCGACCAGCCGCGCGGCCTGCACGGCGTCGGCCCACCCGGCGGTGCGGCCCGGCCCCCACCAGCCGCGCTGCTCTCGCTCACCGGCGAGCACCGCGGCCACGTGCAGCGGCTGCGCCGGCAGGGCGGCCTCGATCTGGGCCAGCTCGGTGTCCGACGGCCGGCCGGTGACAGCCGGGTCGGGCATGGGCACCGGCTGGGCGTGCGGCAGCACCACCTGGCCGACGTGGAAGAGCGCGAGGTCGGCAGCCCCGCGGGAGCGGTTGCGCACCAGCGTGTCCAGCAGGCCCGGGAGCAGGGTGGTGGCGAGCTCGGCGCGCTCCGCGTCGAGGGGGTTGAGCACGTGCACGGTGCGGCGGCGCACGTCGTCGGCAGCCAGTCCGAGGGCGTCCCAGGCGGTGGGTCCGACGAACGGGAACGGCTCCACCTCGACGTACCCGGCCTCGGCGAGCGCCCGCGACACGGCGCGGCGCCGCCCCTGACCCGGCGTGAGCCCGCGCCCGGCGGGCGCGGCGGGCAGCACCGACGGGATCTTGTCGTAGCCCTCGAGGCGCAGCACCTCCTCCACCAGGTCGGCGGGCTGTGTGAGGTCCGGCCGCCACGACGGCGGGAGGGCCACCACGCGCGCGCGACCGTCGTCGCCGGTGACCAGGTCCACGGCGCACCCGATCTGGGTGAGCCGCCGCACGGTGGCCCCCGGTGCGTACGAGACGCCTGCGACCTCGTCGGGCAGGTCGATCGGCATCCGCACCGGCGTCTGCTGCGGCGCGGCGCCCGCGTCGGTGCGGCCGGCGGCGAGCGTGCCGCCACCGTGCTCGACGAGCAGCTGGGCGGCCCGCTCGGCCGCCACCGGCGGCAGCTGCGGGTCGACCACCCGCTCGAACCGCTTCGAGGCCTCCGACGGCAGCTTGTGCCTGCGGGCGGCCCGCGCGATCACGGTCTGCTCGAAGTGGGCGGCCTCGATGAGGACGTCGATGCGCCCGTCCTCGCCCGGCCCGGCGATCTCGGTCGACGCG
Encoded here:
- a CDS encoding alpha/beta fold hydrolase — encoded protein: MPDGIVIDRTNNTVHISRTYAAGVDRAWWAWTDAEAIPRWWGPQGWMATVYEMDVRPGGRWRFQIAPVDGSAAAVRSVATYKVVVPRAELAYDDAFADEAWRPDGTDTFPTTVTFAAAGTGCTVDVAASFPDGAALQRAVELQMTDGYAEALDRLGSVLDTQDNPAGGEQTMSTLTSADGTTIAYEQTGSGPAIIVVSNVAEDHTSVAGLVTALAKDFTVISFDRRGRGASGDPQPYDPAREIDDISALIDVLGGSAALTSGSGGCGLALDAASALGDKVSGLYLYEPPFIVDGSRPPVPADSVEHLEALVAAGKRSEASEYFMTEVVGVPAEYLPMMKADPSWAEMAAYAHTYAYDGRIWRGLQDGTPLPTDRWTIDAPIAVAVGGNGEAFMRTGAEALAAILPNVTVLTLAGHDHSAFWTAPEPVAEQARTFLLG
- the pheT gene encoding phenylalanine--tRNA ligase subunit beta; its protein translation is MRVPLSWLAEHLGELPPADETADAFVRVGLEIEDVHRPPELTGPLVVGRVLEFEVLEGLKKPIRWCQVDVGEKVHGIICGAANFAAGDLVVVALPGAVLPGPFPISSRKTYGHVSDGMIASARELGIGSDHAGIMVLPPGTAEPGADAMPLLGLEDPVVELAITPDRGYCFSVRGLSRELACSLDIDFPDPAARVDVPAADGDAWPVELADPGCARFVARRVDGVDPAAPSPWWMQRRLLAAGMRPISLIVDVTNYVMLELGQPLHAYDAARVSGPIVVRRARAGEKLVTLDDVERTLDPDDLLITDDSGPIGLAGVMGGASTEIAGPGEDGRIDVLIEAAHFEQTVIARAARRHKLPSEASKRFERVVDPQLPPVAAERAAQLLVEHGGGTLAAGRTDAGAAPQQTPVRMPIDLPDEVAGVSYAPGATVRRLTQIGCAVDLVTGDDGRARVVALPPSWRPDLTQPADLVEEVLRLEGYDKIPSVLPAAPAGRGLTPGQGRRRAVSRALAEAGYVEVEPFPFVGPTAWDALGLAADDVRRRTVHVLNPLDAERAELATTLLPGLLDTLVRNRSRGAADLALFHVGQVVLPHAQPVPMPDPAVTGRPSDTELAQIEAALPAQPLHVAAVLAGEREQRGWWGPGRTAGWADAVQAARLVGQAAGVELRVTAATLPPFHPGRCAALRVGDWVVGHAGELHPKVVEALGLPERTCAMELDLDAIPLTDHRPAPKVSPYPPIAVDVALVADAAVPAADIADTLHDGGGDLLEDVRLFDVYTGEQVGAGRRSLAFTLRFRAPDRTLTSEEANEARDAAVTLAAKRHAAQLRG